A part of Syntrophorhabdaceae bacterium genomic DNA contains:
- a CDS encoding 4Fe-4S dicluster domain-containing protein yields the protein MDRRKFIKIAGFSLAGLTSQQGFSLFSRHALAKTPKSEVQPALKRWAMVVDVGACSKQAGCRDCIEACHLTHNVPDLGNPKDQIQWIWNAPYNEVFPEGSHELMPEAVKKAPVTVLCNHCEDPPCVRVCPTKATWKREDGIVMMDYHRCIGCRYCMAACPYGARSFNWKDPRPFIKNINQDFPTRTKG from the coding sequence ATGGATAGAAGGAAATTTATAAAGATTGCGGGGTTTTCGTTAGCCGGACTAACAAGTCAGCAGGGTTTTTCTCTCTTTTCACGTCATGCCCTCGCAAAAACACCCAAATCCGAAGTCCAGCCGGCATTGAAAAGATGGGCCATGGTGGTAGATGTCGGTGCCTGCTCGAAGCAGGCCGGATGCAGGGATTGCATCGAGGCATGTCACCTGACACACAATGTGCCTGATCTCGGAAATCCCAAGGATCAGATACAATGGATATGGAACGCCCCTTATAACGAGGTCTTCCCTGAAGGGTCTCACGAACTCATGCCGGAGGCCGTGAAGAAGGCACCTGTCACTGTTCTCTGTAACCACTGCGAGGATCCTCCCTGCGTCAGGGTGTGCCCCACAAAGGCGACGTGGAAGAGGGAGGACGGCATTGTCATGATGGACTACCACCGGTGCATAGGATGCAGGTACTGCATGGCAGCCTGTCCTTACGGGGCGCGGAGTTTTAACTGGAAAGACCCACGTCCTTTTATCAAAAACATCAACCAGGATTTCCCTACCAGGACGAAAGG